Genomic DNA from Deltaproteobacteria bacterium:
TTCAGGTGCTGCACGAAGGAGACGATGCCGCCCTTGTACTGGAAGTCGTGGGACTTGTCGTTGCGCTCATCGAGGATGGAGATCTTGAGGCCCGCGTTCAGGAACGACAGCTCCCGCAACCGCTGGGAGAGGACATCAAAGGAGAACTCCGTCTCGGTGAAGATCTCCGTGTCCGGCTTGAAGGTGATCTTCGTCCCGTTCTTGCGCGACTTCCCGGTCACCTTCAGGGGCGATACGGTTTCCCCCCGGACGAAGTCGATCTGGTACACCGACCCGTCGCGGCGGATCTCGGCGGTCAGCGTTTCGGAGAGGGCGTTCACCACGGAGACGCCGACGCCGTGGAGCCCGCCCGACACCTTGTACGTGTCGCGGTCGAACTTGCCGCCCGCGTGCAGGATCGTCAGGACCACCTCGGCGGCGGGCTTCCCCTCCTCCGGCATGACGTCGACCGGGATCCCTCGCCCGTTGTCTTCCACCGTGACCGAGTTGTCGGCGTGGATGGCGACGACGATGGTGTCGCAATACCCCGCCATCGCCTCGTCGATCGAGTTATCGACCACCTCGTAGACCAGATGGTGCAGCCCGTGGGTATCCGTGCTCCCGATGTACATCGCAGGGCGCTTGCGGACCGCCTCCAGACCCTTCAATACCTGAATGTTTTCGCCGGTGTAGTCGCCGCCGTTGCCGTTGTGCGGCCGGTCGTCCGTCCCGTTCGCCATACGCTCCCCGTCGATTGTCGGATTAACTAAACGATTATACTCCGGCAGGACTTCCCTTAATAGATCCTCATCGGCATGACGATCGCCAGGTAGTTGTGCTCCTTCTCCGGCCGAAGGATCACCTGCGAGACCTCGTCCTTCAACTGCAGGACCATCTTCTCCTCCGAAACCCCCGAAACCGCGTCCTGCAGATACCTTCCGTTGAACCCGATCTTCATCGCGGGGCCTTCGTACTCCGCTTCCAGAAGGTCCCTGGCCTCCCCCTGGTCCGGGCTGGTCGAGGAGACTTCCAGTTGCTTCCCGGAGAAGGAGAGCTTCACGCTGTGCACCTTGTCGGGCGCCATGACGGCGACGCGGCGCAGCACCTCGGCAAAGGCATCCCGGCCCACCGTGGCCGTCAGCAGGTTCTCCTTCGGGATGACCTGCCGGTAGTCCGGGAAATCGGCATCGAGCAGCCGCACCCAAACTTCCGTGTCCCCCTTCGCGGCGAAGAGGAACTTTTCCGACGCGGACAGCTCGATCGAACCGGGCCCGCTCTCCGCGAGCTTGCGGATCTCGAGGATCCCCTTCTTGGGGACGAGGATCTTGCGCGCGGCAAGGAGCTCGCCGATGTTGCCGACCTCGCCGTCGGCCATCGCCAGCCGGTGTCCGTCCGTGGCCACCATCCGAAGCATCGATCCCGTTTCCGTCTCGGCCCGCTCGAGCAGGATCCCGGCGAGGTTGTACCGGGTTTCATCGGAGGAGGCGAACGGCACTACGCGCTCGGAAAGTTTCCGGAAGGTGTCGCCGTCGATCGATACCGTCTTCCCCGACGGCTTCTCCGGCATCTCCGGGAATTCCTGGGAGGGCAATCCGGCAAGGCGAAAATGGGTCCGGCCCGAGGAGATCTCGACGTAGTTCCCCTCTTTCCCGGTCACCGTCACCGGGGATTCCTTCGGAAGCACCTTGGCGATGTCGAGCAGTTTGCGGGCCGGAAGGGCGATCGACCCGGGTTCGCCCGCGGCGACCGGCTGCAGGCAGCGGACCACGATTTCAAGGTCCGACGACACCACCGTCAGGTTCCCGCCGCCGATGGTCATCAACGCGTGGGAAAGGACCGGCATCGTGTGCCGTCGTTCCGCGACTCCCTGGATTCCGGTGAGCACGTCGATCAACAGGTCTCTGTCCACAGTAAAGTTCATAGTCTTCCTCTTCCTGTCTTAAAGAATTGAAAAGATCGTAGTCGTAGTAGGGGGTGTGCGTTCTGTGGACAACCCGGCAGGGACGCCGCGCACCGCGAGGTGGAGCTGTTGGGGACTCTGTGCGAAACTTCGCTCTGGGAAGACGCGATCTGTGGACAGCGGGGCCCCCTTCTCTTTCTCCACAGGTTATCCCTCGATTTTCTTCCGAAGGATGTCCAGCGTGTTCCTTAAAGATACATCGTCTGCGAGTTTCTTCTCAATTTTTTTTACGCCGTACATCACCGTGGTGTGATCCCGCCCCCCGAATTGCTTCCCGATGTCGGGAAAAGAGCAGCGCGTCATCTCACGCATAAGGAACATCGCCACTTGGCGCGGCATCGCGATCACCTTGTGCTTCCGGGCGGAACGCAGTTCGGAGACCTTCACGCCGTAATGGTCCGCGACCGCCTTCTGGATGTGTTCGGGAGAGATCTCCCTGCCCCCGTTGCCGAGAAGGGGGGCGAGAATCGTTTTCGCCAGGTCGAGGTTGATCTCCTTGCGGGTCAGCGAGGCGTGCGCCCCGATCCGGATGAGACACCCTTCGAGCTCGCGGATGTTGTTTTTCACCATGGTCGCAAGGTATAACGCCACGTCCTCCGGCAGGGCGATGTTTTCCGCTTCGGCCTTCCGGTTGAGGATCGCCAACCGCGTCTCGATGTCGGGCGCCTGGATGTCGGCGACCAGGCCCCACTCGAAGCGCGACTGGATCCGCTCCTCGAGGTCCGGGATCTCCTTGGGGAACTTGTCGCTGGACACCACGACCTGCCGGCGGGAGGAGTACAGCTCGTTGAAGGTGTGGAAGAACTCCTCCTGGGTGCTTCGCTTCCCCGCGATGAACTGCACGTCGTCCATGAGCAGCAGGTCGACGCTGCGGTATCGCTCCTTGAAGTCGGACATCTTTCCGGAGCGCAGGGAGGCGATGAGGTCGTTGGTGAACTTCTCGGCGGGGATGTAGCACACCTTGAGGCGCGGGGACTTCGCCAGCGCCGCGTTACCGATGGCGTGCAGCAGGTGCGTTTTCCCCAGGCCGACGCCTCCGTAGATGAAGAGGGGGTTGTAACTGTTTCCGGGCTCGTTGGCCACCGCGACGGAGGCCGCGTGCGCGAACTGGTTTCCGGTACCGATGACGAACCGGTCGAACGTGTATCGGTTGTTCAGCGGACCGAACACCGGCCGGGTGCGCGTGGCGGTCTCCTCGGGGAGCTGCAGCAGCCGGGACGGCACGGGAATCGGGGAAAGAGGGTCCTCCTCCTCGCTCCCGA
This window encodes:
- the dnaN gene encoding DNA polymerase III subunit beta, with the translated sequence MNFTVDRDLLIDVLTGIQGVAERRHTMPVLSHALMTIGGGNLTVVSSDLEIVVRCLQPVAAGEPGSIALPARKLLDIAKVLPKESPVTVTGKEGNYVEISSGRTHFRLAGLPSQEFPEMPEKPSGKTVSIDGDTFRKLSERVVPFASSDETRYNLAGILLERAETETGSMLRMVATDGHRLAMADGEVGNIGELLAARKILVPKKGILEIRKLAESGPGSIELSASEKFLFAAKGDTEVWVRLLDADFPDYRQVIPKENLLTATVGRDAFAEVLRRVAVMAPDKVHSVKLSFSGKQLEVSSTSPDQGEARDLLEAEYEGPAMKIGFNGRYLQDAVSGVSEEKMVLQLKDEVSQVILRPEKEHNYLAIVMPMRIY
- the dnaA gene encoding chromosomal replication initiator protein DnaA, with protein sequence MTAKAWEKVLAQLRGEVSEQVFETWLRPLRFVTREGPILFVATPHKFFKEWIEENHLARIEEIARKELAEEVTVEILVGSEEEDPLSPIPVPSRLLQLPEETATRTRPVFGPLNNRYTFDRFVIGTGNQFAHAASVAVANEPGNSYNPLFIYGGVGLGKTHLLHAIGNAALAKSPRLKVCYIPAEKFTNDLIASLRSGKMSDFKERYRSVDLLLMDDVQFIAGKRSTQEEFFHTFNELYSSRRQVVVSSDKFPKEIPDLEERIQSRFEWGLVADIQAPDIETRLAILNRKAEAENIALPEDVALYLATMVKNNIRELEGCLIRIGAHASLTRKEINLDLAKTILAPLLGNGGREISPEHIQKAVADHYGVKVSELRSARKHKVIAMPRQVAMFLMREMTRCSFPDIGKQFGGRDHTTVMYGVKKIEKKLADDVSLRNTLDILRKKIEG